GTCTCACAATCCCATTGGATCGATAAATCCTTTTGCATTTAAAGGACTTACCAAGCTCAGAtatctctctttaaaaaacatgaagCTAAACCATATTGCTGTAAATGGATTTTTTGGATTAAGCAACCTTAGTCAATTAATCTTAAGTTATAATGATCTAGAAAATATAAATTCCAGCACTTTTGCTTTATTGAATAATTTAATGTATCTGCAGctagacagaaataaaataaccagCATTGGTGGTGGTACCTTCGAAAAAATGGGGCAGTCACTTAAAATACTCAGCTTAGCATTCAATAATATTACTGAGTTACACCCTGAAGTGGTCAAGCCCTTAGCATCTTTAACTCATCTACAGGTAAATTATAATCCTTGGAACTGCAGCTGCGAAATGCTTGGGTTACTTAATTGGTTAGCAGCATCTcctatttctgtaaaaattcaTTGTTGGAATCCCCCGAGTATGCGTGGTAGACCTTTGCATTACATTAAGTGGACTCAGTTTGCAAACTGCAGTGACCCTACTGCCAGCCCAGATACAGCCTGGAGTCTGGGGTCGGCAGGTGTCCGTCACAGTGCTACCACATTGCTGATGGCGTGGCATAAGGGAAACAGGCACAACACATTTGAACCGTTTGAGCAGTTTGTCAATGCAGAAACTGAATACGTTGCTTTCTGGGAGGGCATTACAGCTACAGCTGCTAACCCATTGCCCTATgaggaaaatgctgctgaaattcTATCACGGGCAACTACAGTATTATCAACATTAGCAGTGCAAATGCCAGCACAGATTGTACCTGTTAACAGAACCATAGAAGAAAAAGGGTTACTTCCAACAGATGCTGCTCCTGTATCGTTAAAAACATCCCTGTTTTGTACACAGCAGGTTGAAAAGCTGAATCAGGCTTTTGACATTTTACTAGCCTTTTTCATTCTGGCTTGTGCTGTGATCCTATTCTTAACCTGTAAAATTATTCAGTTTAGGCAGAAACTAAAGGTGCTGGAAAACTCAGGGGAAAAGAGAATAGAATATTATGGTTTTTATCAGCCTGGGAGGTACAACGTAACAGACCCAGTGCAGTCTCTAACTCGGAATTCAATGGGGCATTCAGAACTAGACCAAATTAGGCTGCTCAAGCGAACAGCATCTGAAAGTCAGGCACAGGTCATATTATTTGAACACTCATCATTGTAATTTATCTCACTTCATTTGATGTTAACTTTATTGTGGTCTGAAATGTCAAGAAATCAAGAattcagttttctaaaaatacattcaCTGATGAAAATCAGTTGGTCGAATTGTGGAAAATGGTATAATTTGGGTTCTGCATCATCATTTGCTTCCTGCATATtttgatgtttattttattagaagGAATCATTCATCTATAACTCAAGCATATGTGCAGTATAAAGTACacacatatttattttgcaatactTAATAGTATAAATTTCTATAGTAATTCCACAGCTAACTTGAAGCTTTGAAACAAGCAAAACCTCAGGTTTTAGCAGGATCAGGAAGCCAAGAAACCTGGgagaatgggggaaaaaacattaatgCTTCATCTGTTTATTGTAATGTAGTTTCTACTCTGCCTCTGCTAATCAtcacagtggggaaaaaaattagtatatTTACCTCTAGCATGTTCAAACTCTTGaggaaaatagaaatttaaaattataataattttattcatatGTATGATATCTTAATATACAAATTTGTGTATTCGGTCTGTATAATGAGtatattaaaatgatttttttgtttgtatgcaTCTGTATCATTTTATGAAAATACCTGAAATTAGAGTTAATAAGAAAACTAGATTTCTATTGGATTGAAAAATTGACCAACTTTATTATATCTAAGGTAATAGATCTGATTAATTATTGTCAATAAAAGAGTTGTTGTCAGGAGTTTTTTGCTAGATAAGAGGTGTACTACGTAAGAAATATACTACACtgtaaatacataattttagaTTAACTGGTGaagatatttacatatttgtGATGTATATTTGGAAGTGTAAGGTCTTAGTGGAGAGCTGATTTTAGGCTTCATCTTTGAAAGATGGATGTTATTTCACTATATAGCTtgcatttgttttaactttatatttccattttgaatATTGATGCTCTATTGCATTATTGTCAGGTGATGTCTGGTGTGGTGTAGCTTTATTGTCAACCTGCATGTCTGTGATACCGTAATTTAAACTTCATTCAGGAAGAAATAGAACATAAAAGTATATTCCAGATAGTCCAATCCTGTAAAATGTTCACCTAGCTGAATGGGACTTTTGGTGATACTGTTTGTCTTCTACAGGCCTGTGCCCTGGAGGCTTAAACCGCTTGGTTTACAGGGAGTACAATTTATCGTTAGGTCATTTTACTCAAGGAAAAATGGAGAATAATGTTTTGATTGTCTGTCCTCCATGGGATCAATTGAAGTAGTGTGGAAGTATCTTGCTGTTCCAGCATCCAGCCTGGAGACCAGGGCATTctccagacaaccagaactgCCATCAGGGTTCTTTTTCTAGCCCGCCTGCTTTCTGCTGGTGCAACTCCTGTGCGtggctgtgttgtgctgctCCCTATCATGCTGTTTGTccatctccagctgctttccagaaattACAGATGCTATCTGCTACTAGTACATATGTAGTGCTATGACTGCACTGTGTGCGTGTTGGATGTGCAGGTGTGCCTCTTGGTGCTTGTTAAGTGTCTCAATTGAATGtcatgaaatattaatttactATATTTTAATAGTGCATTTTACTGtataataaaatagttttattttatggaaCACTTAATTCAGCTACTTAGACAAAAGCTTAAACGATTTTGGATTGCTTGAGTAAAaacttttttataattttctacTTGGACATCAGATGTTAAATGTAATGGGTAGATGtttttgaggaaagaaacaTTGAGTAGTTCATGCTAAATTTTTTTTAGGTGGCTGATCCATTATGGTCTCTTCCTCTTTAAtccatttttgttgttttccgCCTCTCCTACATAATTCCTCATGATAAGTGTTAGATTTGTTTTCACTTACAACAGCTGCACAGTCAAGTGATTGCAGAGTAGCAGGTTCTGCAGTTTTATGTGCTGTAT
The window above is part of the Falco cherrug isolate bFalChe1 chromosome Z, bFalChe1.pri, whole genome shotgun sequence genome. Proteins encoded here:
- the LRRC70 gene encoding leucine-rich repeat-containing protein 70 — its product is MSEKAKDRDMSGLQSSPPCPGAFLYILNCFLVLLLQKVALGCPAACQLCTGRQVSCRNLGLSSIPRNFPKTTILVYLSGNNISYVTPNELRGLQKLAVLYVDNCSISYVHPKAFVELPKLYYLHLNNNNIKRLDPGIFEGLSSLHCLYLQNNQIAFVPRGLFSDLLSVRYLTLQRNRLSVLGSGTFLGMISLQTLNLANNKISRISDSAFHHLENLAYLFLEGNNLTLVPSKAIGRLRNLERLSLSHNPIGSINPFAFKGLTKLRYLSLKNMKLNHIAVNGFFGLSNLSQLILSYNDLENINSSTFALLNNLMYLQLDRNKITSIGGGTFEKMGQSLKILSLAFNNITELHPEVVKPLASLTHLQVNYNPWNCSCEMLGLLNWLAASPISVKIHCWNPPSMRGRPLHYIKWTQFANCSDPTASPDTAWSLGSAGVRHSATTLLMAWHKGNRHNTFEPFEQFVNAETEYVAFWEGITATAANPLPYEENAAEILSRATTVLSTLAVQMPAQIVPVNRTIEEKGLLPTDAAPVSLKTSLFCTQQVEKLNQAFDILLAFFILACAVILFLTCKIIQFRQKLKVLENSGEKRIEYYGFYQPGRYNVTDPVQSLTRNSMGHSELDQIRLLKRTASESQAQVILFEHSSL